A window of Mucilaginibacter robiniae genomic DNA:
AGATATTGTACGTAGTAACCCATATCCGGCCAATTGGATTAACTATTTGCAGATCGTTGTGCAAAATACAAGCACTGCATCCTACCCTGGCGCACAAACATTCCATTTTGATTTGGATGCCGAGCCTGATACTTTGATAAACATTACCGGAAGTGATTATCCTTTTGCCATCAGTATAGGCCGGTTTGGTGGCAGGCGTGAGGCAACGTACTTTTTGCATAGCCGACAGTCGAGATTGTTTGCTTTTGTAATTACAGGTGCCTTCGAGCTGGAGGGGCGTTTACTGCATGAGCGCGATAGTTTGGCTTTATGGGATATAGAGGAAGCGGAGTTGGAAGCTTTAAGCAATAATGCAGTAATTATGCTATTGGAAATCAAAGCATAAGCTTTTAAAAAGTGAGATTGTTTCTTGAATACAATTAATCGATACAACCCTCCGGTTTACCGATACATTATTGGGCTGATATAGCAATTGGTGGATATTTACTATGTCCTTAATAGTTCAAGCAATTATGATAGGAACAGCATTGTAAATCAGTACGTTCTTTATACATAGATCAGTTAATAATGAGGGCTCCGGCTGATCGTGAGCCCTTTTTACTGAAACAAATACAACGTAAAACAATCAACAGATATATTTTAAACTAAAGTGCTATGGGCGGATTAGGAACACCAGAATTGATATTAATACTAGCAGCTATTGTATTATTGTTTGGCGGTAAAAAGCTCCCTGAAATGATGCGTGGTTTAGGGCGTGGCGTTAAAGAGTTTAACGAGGCTAAAGATGCCAATACCTCTTTTAAAGATTAAAGGTAGCGTATAGCTAGTGCTACCATTTTACTTTTAAATAAGTCATCTACCTATGATAAAGAAGTTGATAATAAGTTGTATTGTGTTGTTTATGCTGGTGTTGGCTTACTTATGGACTACCTTTTTTACTAAAAGTGATGATCGTTTGCCTGAATAAATACCGGCTGTAATTACTTTTATTTGTACTTTTAACCTCACGCCTGTAGCAGTTCCAAGCTTGGAATAGCTCAGTATCAGCCTGAATACAGTACGCTTTATTATGAGACTAAAGAAAAATATTGCTACCAGCGAAAACGGATTTATTTTCAATCCGGCTACTGGCGATTCATTTTCCAGTAATGCGGTGGCGGTAGAAATATTGACTTTAATGAAGGGCGGCAGTTCACCGGATGAAATTAAACAGACTTTGCTGCAAAAATATGATGTAGAACCAGCCCAGGTGGAACGTGATTGGGAAGATTGGCTATTGCAACTGCGTGATGCCAACTTGCTGGAAGCTTAGTTTTTAAAAGCCCTGTATGACCAAAACCTTTACGCAACCTTTAGTTATTGGTGTAACCGGCCTGAATGCTATTGATAGCCCTGGGCCGGGTATAGGTGTTATACGTGCTTTACGGGAAGGTTTAGGAGCAGGTGTTCGCATTATTGGGTTGGCTTATGAATCCTTAGAACCAGGTATATATTTGCACCAGGTGGTAGATAAAACTTATCAAATACCCTATCCTGCAGCAGGCACTACCGCTTTAACTGATCGGTTACAGTACATACATCAGCAGGAACGCTTAGATATCATCATCCCTAATTTTGATGCAGAGTTGTATAACTTTATCAAAATCAGCGCACAGCTACAGCTTATGGGCATCCGGACGTTTTTGCCTACGCATGAACAGTTGGAGATGCGGGACAAAGTCAACCTATCTCAATTTGGCAAGCAGCACAACCTGCATGTGCCGGCCGATCAGCTGATCTATAAAGCTGATGAACTGGATAAAGCTGCCGAAAACTTAAATTACCCTTTGGTGGTAAAAGGAAAGTATTACGAAGCACAGGTAGTACAAACGCCTGAGCAGGCAAAAAATGCTTTTTATCAGTTAAGTGCTAAATGGGGCACACCGGTTATTGTACAACAGTTTATTAAAGGAACCGAAATTAATATTGCCGGCTTAGGTGATGGTAAAGGCCAAGCCATTAGTATTATACCTATGCGTAAGTTGTATATTACGGATAAAGGTAAGGCTTGGGCCGGTATCACTATTGAAGATGAAGCTTTGCTGGATTTAGCGCGCCGTTTTACCCAGGCCACGCACTGGAAAGGCGGCTTTGAAGTGGAAATTATGCGCGATCAGGAAAACCGATTGTTTATCATGGAGGTCAATCCGCGTTTTCCGGCCTGGATATATTTAACTGCTGGTGCCGGACAAAACCAGCCAGCTACGTTGG
This region includes:
- a CDS encoding PqqD family protein, which translates into the protein MRLKKNIATSENGFIFNPATGDSFSSNAVAVEILTLMKGGSSPDEIKQTLLQKYDVEPAQVERDWEDWLLQLRDANLLEA
- the tatA gene encoding twin-arginine translocase TatA/TatE family subunit; its protein translation is MGGLGTPELILILAAIVLLFGGKKLPEMMRGLGRGVKEFNEAKDANTSFKD
- a CDS encoding pirin family protein encodes the protein MKILNPGQIYLADQRYLMETTAIRQYSIFNTGSFYREHQQPLGALQQLDDIILAGSKSTTLVADQPLYYVLLPITGKVSYQQNKSATTITDVGQLLLCSVPANTDIVRSNPYPANWINYLQIVVQNTSTASYPGAQTFHFDLDAEPDTLINITGSDYPFAISIGRFGGRREATYFLHSRQSRLFAFVITGAFELEGRLLHERDSLALWDIEEAELEALSNNAVIMLLEIKA
- a CDS encoding ATP-grasp domain-containing protein, encoding MTKTFTQPLVIGVTGLNAIDSPGPGIGVIRALREGLGAGVRIIGLAYESLEPGIYLHQVVDKTYQIPYPAAGTTALTDRLQYIHQQERLDIIIPNFDAELYNFIKISAQLQLMGIRTFLPTHEQLEMRDKVNLSQFGKQHNLHVPADQLIYKADELDKAAENLNYPLVVKGKYYEAQVVQTPEQAKNAFYQLSAKWGTPVIVQQFIKGTEINIAGLGDGKGQAISIIPMRKLYITDKGKAWAGITIEDEALLDLARRFTQATHWKGGFEVEIMRDQENRLFIMEVNPRFPAWIYLTAGAGQNQPATLVKMALGETFEPFTQYQAGKMFIRYAWDHITDVSEFQQLSAFGEL